The Quercus robur chromosome 7, dhQueRobu3.1, whole genome shotgun sequence genome has a segment encoding these proteins:
- the LOC126693117 gene encoding protein PNS1-like, translated as MQRNYIQTREDKLPSTNPIKIQESTTSIETTAGQIIRRVFGILFYVHLILITILVIFLIIHGLLSNVHKHHFHPRKWFPPLLTSAASAGIVAFIWQWLTGYTHSTALKAAFWLSPLLTFAAGILLILIGSAGALAVGVIAVVSALILSLYACWVNPRFEYAQQILSVAMAFYPAKTVVLVILSILISTLYSCFLMSGIGGVTASRTSLDTLLISVILLSLAGTMHVIKNTLIVTISRVKFLQFACGADMDICAAFHDTIKYCMGSICIGSTLVPILGVIRGSARALKLIAGDRDEFLFSCADCYAGLASTLITYGNRWGFVYVGVYNKGFVQASTDAWRMFGMAGLETLIDSDLTGSFCFLFGVAGGAICSLISGTWALAIHENQATEVSIYAFLVGYFMCRVAMAWPQACVSAYYIAYAENPQNPQFDSTIPDRIQELQRYRV; from the exons ATGCAGAGGAATTACATACAAACTCGAGAAGATAAGCTTCCATCCACAAATCCCATCAAG ATACAAGAATCAACAACTTCAATTGAAACGACGGCAGGGCAGATCATCAGGAGGGTCTTTGGAATTCTTTTCTATGTACATCTGATCCTAATCACAATCTTGGTAATCTTCCTGATAATCCATGGCCTCCTTTCTAATGTTCACAAGCACCATTTCCACCCCCGGAAATGGTTTCCTCCGCTGCTCACTTCAGCAGCATCTGCTGGAATTGTTGCTTTCATATGGCAATGGTTAACTGGATACACCCACTCGACAGCCCTCAAGGCAGCCTTTTGGCTTAGTCCTTTGCTAACATTTGCAGCTGGCATTCTACTCATTTTAATAGGCTCTGCTGGGGCTTTAGCGGTTGGTGTGATTGCTGTAGTTTCTGCCCTCATTCTATCCCTCTATGCTTGTTGGGTCAATCCCCGATTCGAGTATGCTCAACAGATTTTATCAGTAGCTATGGCTTTCTATCCTGCTAAAACTGTAGTGTTAGTCATTCTATCAATCCTTATCAGTACTCTTTATTCTTGTTTCTTGATGTCTGGCATTGGAGGGGTTACTGCCTCCAGAACCAGCTTAGATACCTTGTTAATTTCAGTCATTTTGCTAAGCCTGGCCGGGACTATGCATGTCATCAAGAACACATTGATAGTTACAATTTCTCGCGTGAAGTTCTTGCAATTCGCCTGTGGGGCTGACATGGACATTTGTGCAGCTTTCCATGACACAATCAAGTACTGTATGGGAAGCATTTGCATTGGCTCAACCCTGGTTCCAATTCTTGGGGTTATTCGGGGCTCAGCTCGAGCCTTGAAGTTGATAGCAGGGGATAGAGATGAGTTCTTGTTTTCTTGTGCTGATTGTTATGCAGGCCTTGCTTCAACCCTTATAACGTACGGGAACCGGTGGGGTTTTGTGTACGTCGGGGTCTATAACAAGGGGTTTGTGCAGGCATCGACTGATGCTTGGCGGATGTTCGGGATGGCTGGATTGGAAACGCTAATTGACTCTGATCTAACTGGGTCATTCTGTTTCCTCTTTGGGGTGGCAGGGGGTGCTATATGTAGCCTAATAAGTGGAACATGGGCGCTTGCTATTCACGAGAATCAAGCTACTGAAGTATCAATATATGCTTTCTTGGTTGGCTATTTCATG TGTCGGGTGGCTATGGCTTGGCCACAAGCATGCGTTTCAGCTTACTACATTGCTTACGCAGAGAACCCACAGAACCCTCAATTCGATTCGACCATCCCAGATCGCATTCAAGAGCTTCAGAGATATCGTGTTTAA